A part of Paraliobacillus zengyii genomic DNA contains:
- a CDS encoding DUF5634 family protein, with protein sequence MKIRMRNQLIENLELSIPQLSNKYHFDSMTTYLAKGQADSLYIGYKITVNTRNYYVYLPFMSYSEEALIPLTPIWTLQSENYKGPSFRGFDHLDNCLDALDQSGKDNSINQAI encoded by the coding sequence ATGAAAATACGTATGCGCAATCAATTAATTGAAAATCTTGAGCTTTCCATACCACAATTATCTAATAAATATCATTTTGATAGTATGACAACATATCTAGCCAAAGGTCAAGCAGACTCTTTGTATATAGGTTATAAAATTACTGTAAACACTAGAAACTATTATGTTTATTTACCTTTTATGAGTTATTCTGAAGAAGCTTTAATACCACTAACACCAATTTGGACTTTACAATCTGAAAATTATAAGGGACCTTCCTTCAGAGGTTTTGATCATTTGGATAATTGCTTAGATGCACTAGATCAATCTGGTAAGGATAATAGTATTAACCAAGCTATTTAA